The Dehalobacter sp. DCM sequence TGCAGTTATTCCGAGTCTGATCATGGGATTCACGAATATTACTAACATCTATTTGGGCGGAACCTCGCTCTTAATCGTTGTCAGTGTTGCCTTGGATACTATGAAGCAGATGGAAAACCAATTGCTGCAGCGACACTACCAGGGATTCTTAAAGTAGGAGGCAAAACAGAATGCAAATTATACTCATGGGTCCTCCTGGCGCAGGCAAAGGAACTCAGGCGGAGCAGCTGATCGAATATTTCAAGATCCCACATATTTCTACAGGCGATATGTTCAGAGCTGCGATTAAACAACAAACTCCTCTGGGACTAAAGGCAAAGGAATATATGGATGCCGGTGGTTTAGTTCCGGATGAAGTAACTATCGGGATTGTCGCAGACAGATTGGCTCAGGCTGACTGTCAGAATGGCTTCCTCCTGGACGGGTTCCCCCGTACGGCTGCACAGGCGGATGCTTTGGCGAAGATCCTAAGTGATACGCACATTACGATTGACGGTGTCATCAATATCGAACTGAGCGAGTCTGATCTCCTGGAAAGACTTACCGGGAGACGGGTGTGCAAACAGTGCGGCGCTACCTACCACACGGTCTTTAATGCGTCTAAAGAACACGGCGTATGTGACAAGTGCGGCGGCGAACTCTACCAACGCAGTGACGATACACTCGAAACAGCTCAGAACCGGTTAAAGGTCTATAATGACCAAACGGAACCTCTGATTGCCTATTACAGCAAATTGGGTTTACTCAAGCAGATTAACGGCGATCAAGAGATCAAACAGGTTTTCAGTGATGTTCTTCGTGCTCTGGAGTAGTCTATTATGATTGAGCTTAAAAACAAAGAACAGCTGCAGCGGATGCGTAAAGCAGGACGGATCGTAGCTGAAACTCTGGAACTAATGAAAGAACTTGTAGCTCCCGGAGTAACAACAGAAGATCTGGACCGGGCAGCAGAAGAATATATCGTCAAATGCGGCGCGATCCCCGCTTTCAAGGGTTATAACGGGTTTCCCGCAACACTGTGTACCTCTGTTAATGAAGAGGTTGTACACGGGATCCCTGGTTTAAGGCCTTTAAAAAGTGGAGATATTATCAGTATTGACTGTGGGGCAATCATTGACGGGTACGTCGGTGACTCGGCAATCACCTTGGCAGTGGGTAAAATAAGTACCGAACACCAGAATCTGCTGGTGGTAACAAAAAACTCACTGGCAAAGGGAATTGCTCAAGCCCATAAGGGAAATCGGCTTTTCGATATTTCGCATGCTGTCCAGACCTATGTCGAAGATAACACTATGTCGGTTGTACGGGACTATGTCGGTCACGGAATCGGCAGAAAAATGCATGAAGAACCTCAAGTACCCAATTTTGGCAAACCCGGGAGGGGGCCGAGACTCGAGGTAGGGATGGTCCTGGCAATAGAACCAATGGTCAACTTAGGAGGCTATCACGTGGAAACTCTTGAGAACCAGTGGACTGTAGTAACCAAAGATCGCCGAGCATCGGCGCATTTTGAACACACAGTGGCTATTACTGAAGATGGCCCTGAAATACTAACTCGAATTTGAGGCTGACCCGATAAAAAAATGTCAAAGGAGGGATACAAGAATGTCTAAAGAAGATGTTATTGAGGTCGAAGGTAAAGTACTGGAGCCGCTGCCGAACGCCATGTTCACGGTGGAGCTCAACAATGGTCATAAGGTACTGGCGCATGTCTCGGGCAAGATCAGGATGCATTTTATCAAAATCCTGCCGGGAGACAGAGTCACTGTGGAGCTTTCTCCCTATGACTTGACCAGAGGAAGAATAGTATATCGATTTAAGTAAGGAACAAGGGAGGGATCACAGTGAAAGTAAGGCCTTCTGTGAAACCGATTTGTGAAAAGTGTAAAATCATTAAACGGCACGGCAAAGTTATGGTTATATGCGAAAACCCTAAGCATAAACAACGTCAGGGCTAAGTCGAGGTTCGAAGTTCGATGTTCGATGTTCGATAATCTGCATGTCAGAACGGCAGAGACTGCGAATTAAGAATATCGCGCGACGTACAGCGAATCGCAACGAATTATAGTAGATGCCAAGCCAGAAGGTGAAGCATATTCACAGCATGTCATCAGCAGATGCGAAAAACAACGCAGTAGCTATTTGTTAACTGCAGAACTGTAACTCAGAAACAGGATTCGAACATCGAATCACGAATATCGAATATCGATTACGGAGGTGTTAAACTTAGATGGCACGTATCGCAGGGGTGGATATACCTCGGGACAAACGCGTTGAGATTTCTCTGACCTACATTTATGGCATCGGAGTATCTCAATCCAGAAAAATCCTGGCAAAGACCCAGATCAATCCGGATACCCGGGTTAAGGATCTTACAGACGATGAAGTCGCTAAAATCAGGGAACTACTTGATAAAGAATACATGGTTGAAGGCGATCTGCGTCGCGAAGTGTCCCTCAACATTAAGCGATTGATGGAAATTGGCAGCTATCGTGGCCTTCGCCATCGTCGCGGACTCCCGGTGCGGGGACAGAGGACCAAAACCAATGCCCGTACAAGGAAAGGTCCGGCAAGAGCAATTGGCGGGAAGAAGAAAAAGTAAAGGGGGGCATTGAAGCATGGCACGTAAAATTGTTCGTACCAAAAGAAGAGAACGTAAAAATGTTGAAAGCGGCGTAGCGCATATCAAATCCACTTTCAATAATACGATCGTTACCATAACCGACACAACGGGAAATGCACTTTCCTGGTCCAGCGCCGGTGCTTTGGGTTTCAAAGGTTCGCGTAAAAGCACACCTTATGCCGCTCAGATGGCTGCAGAAACCGCTGCCAAAGCAGCTATGGAACATGGACTTAAAATTGTCGAGTGTTTTGTAAAAGGTCCCGGATCAGGTCGTGAAGCTGCAATCAGAGCATTGCAAGCCGCTGGTCTGGAAGTTAATCTTATTCGGGATGTAACACCGGTTCCGCATAACGGATGTCGGCCGCCCAAGCGCAGAAGAGTATAGGGGGTGTAAGAATGGCAAAATATACAGATTCAGTATGTCGTCTGTGCCGGCGCGAAGGTCAGAAGTTGTTCCTGAAAGGGGATCGCTGCTATACCAATAAGTGTGCCGTTGACCGCCGGGCTTATGCTCCTGGTATGCATGGACAAAATAGAGGCAAGAAACCGACAGAGTACGGTATCCAGCTTCGTGAAAAACAAAAAGTTCGCCGGATTTACGGCGTCATGGAAAAACAGTTCCGCGGGTATTTTGATAAAGCTGCCCGTCAAAAAGGGATGACAGGGGAAAACCTGCTCCGCTTATTGGAACGCCGCTTGGATAATGTTGTTTACCGACTTGGTTTTGCTGCATCCAGACCGGAAGCACGTCAGCTGGTTACCCACGGTCATATCACCATCAATGGGAAACGGGTCGATATCGCCTCCTATCTGGTACGTGTCGGCGAAGCAATTTCTATCAAAGAAACCAGCAGAGACAATAATCGGATCAAGGAAATGGCAGAATCCATCAAGGATCGTGCAATTCCTGCTTGGCTGAGCATGGATGCCAACAGTCTGACCGGAACAGTCATTAATCTGCCGTCCCGTGAAGATATCCAGATTCCGATTGAAGAACATCTTATTGTCGAGAAATATTCTCGTTAAACTTTTCCGGGAAAGAAGGGGTGTATTCCGATGCTTGAAATCGAGAAACCCAATATCGAGTGTGTTGAGAGATCAGAAGATAATACCTATGCCAAATTCGTCATTGAACCTTTGGAGAGAGGCTATGGCATTACTTTGGGGAATTCCCTGCGTCGTATCCTGCTTTCTTCTCTACCCGGGTCGGCAGTTACTTCAGTCAAAATTGAGGGAGTACTCCATGAGTTCTCAACCATTCCAGGAGTCTTAGAAGACGTAACAGAGATAATCCTCAATATCAAATCCCTTGCGCTGAAAGGTTTTACCGATGAATCGCGTGTGCTCCGTCTGGAGTGCGAAGGGGAAAGGGTTGTCACAGCTGGAGACATTATCACCGGTCCCGATATTGAGATCTTAAATCCTGACTTGAAGATCGCCACGTTGGATAAAGACGGGCGTCTCTTCATGGAAATGAACGTCGAACGGTCCCGCGGATACGTCTCAGCTGAGAAGAACAAAAAAGCAGATCAGGTAATAGGTGTTATTCCTGTCGATTCTATCTTTACGCCAATCTATAAAGTTAACTATGCTGTTGAAGACACCCGTGTCGGAATGATGACGGACTTTGACAAACTGACATTGGAAGTATGGTCCAACGGCAGCATTACTCCGAAAGAGGCCACAAGCCTTGCAGCCAAGATTTTGAGTGAGCATCTGCGGCTCTTTATCGGACTGAACGATAATCTGGGTAATGTTGAAATCATGGTGGAAAAAGAAGAAGAGGCCAAAGACAAGATCCTGGAGATGACTATTGAAGAACTCGATCTCTCCGTCAGATCTTATAACTGCCTGAAACGCGCCGGCATCAACAGTGTAGAAGAATTAACGCAAAGAACAGAAGAAGATATGATCAAAGTACGCAATCTTGGGCGCAAATCTCTGGAAGAAGTCGAACATAAGCTCAGAGAACTTGGGCTGGGATTCCGTACTCCTGAAGATTGACCTAAAGGGGGGATCACAGTTGGCATACCGTAAGCTAGGAGTTAACATGAGCCGCCGAAGGGCTATGTTAAGAAATATTGTTACTTCCCTGTTGAAACACGGGAAGATCGAAACGACGGAAGCAAGAGCAAAAGAACTGAATGCGCTGGCAGAGAAGATGATTACCCTTGGCAAAAAGGGCGATTTGGCAGCCAGACGTCAGGTAATGGAATATTTGCTGGATGAAACTGTCGTGAAAGACCTATTTGATACGATTGCACCAAAATACGCCGATCGGCAGGGTGGTTACACCCGGATCATGAAATCCGGCTATCGTCGTGGAGATGCTGCCGAAATGGTTATAATTGAGCTTGTAGACTAATTGATGGTTCAATAACCGAAGTTCGAAGTTTGAGGCAATAATCGAGGTCCGAGTCCGAGGCTTGGCGTCGGAAGTCTCTGAACATACCTGATGTTCGGCTTCGAACTTCACATTGGATCATTCGCTCTGTCTTTGCATCAAGGTGCTCAATCTGCTTTCATAAAGTAATCGATTTACTGGAGAAAGAACATGCGCAACATCCTTCTGCGATTAGCCTACGATGGTACAAACTACCATGGATTCCAGCGCCAACCGGAGGAACATGGATTAACGGTCCAGGGAGAACTGGAAAAGGTCTGGAAGAAGCTTTTTGCCGAAGAAGTTAAGGTCATCACAGCTGGCAGGACTGATACCGGTGTCCATGCTGCGGGGCAGGTTGTTAATTTGAGCTCAGAGGCCCGTATACCTGAGGATAAAATACCAAAGGCGATGAACAGTATCTTACCTTGTGATATTCGGGTACTGGAAGCCAGGGATGTCCCGGCAGAATTTAACGCTAGAAAAAGCGCTAAATGGAAACGATATGATTATCGGATTGACAACGGGAAAATTCCAAACGTATTTAGACGGTTATATTCCTGTCACGAGCCGATTCCACTGGATACCAAGGCCATGCAAATGGCAGCATCTTTTCTCGAAGGGACTCATAACTTTAGAGCATTTGCCGCTGCCGGATCTTCGGCCAAAAGTTTTGTCCGGACCTTGTACCACTGCAAAGTCAGTCGTATGGACGGGCAAATCATGATTACATGCATAGGCAATGGTTTTCTTTACAATATGGTAAGAATCATTGCCGGGACACTCATGGATGCAGGTAAAGGACGAATCGACCCAAATGCTATCCCGATGATCCTGGAATCTCAGGATCGTACCAAAGCCGGTGCTACCGCGCTGGCTAAGGGTCTGACTCTGACGTTTGTCGAATATGACGGGACTGATCCCATAACGATTTTCCCGGAAATTGAGCCTTGATGCCTGTAAACATGAAAGAAAAAGTTGACTTCAACGTTTATTTTCGATAAAATTTTTTAGTAGTCTTTTTACCAAAACGTGAATGAGCCCTCACGTCAGGTGATGATATACTGAAAACCAAAAATTAATGGCAATGGACGCGATTAAAAATGGAGGGAACAACATGACCACCACACAATTTGCGAAAGCCCATGAGGTGGACCGTAAATGGTTAGTCATTGACGCAGACGGTGTCTCTTTGGGAAGAGTGGCAGCAGAAGCCGCCCGCTTGCTCAGAGGAAAACATAAACCAATCTTCACACCGAACGTTGACACCGGTGACTTTGTCATCATCGTCAATGCTGAGAAGACACTGCTCACCGGCAATAAACTCGATCAGAAAAAATACCGTTGGCATTCCGGATATCCGGGTGGCTTGAAAGAAGTAACCTACCGGGTGCTTATGAGCAAAACACCGGAAAAGGCCATGGAACATGCTGTTAAAGGAATGCTTCCTCACAATAAGCTTGGTGCCCAGATGTATAAGAAATTCAAAGTATACGCAGGCCCGGAACATCCGCATCAGGCACAGAAACCTGAAACATGGAATTTGAAATAGATTGGAAGGAGGTTAAAGCATGGCAGCACAGCTTCAATATCAAGGTACAGGAAGAAGAAAAAATGCAGTTGCACGGGTCAGATTACTGGCCGGCAACGGACAATATAAAGTGAATGAACGCAGCTTAAGCGAATACTTTGGCAAGAAAACCTTAGAAATGATTGTTCAGCAGCCTCTGGAAATCACCGATACCCTCGGAAAATATGACATTATTGTCAGAGTGCACGGTGGCGGAACCACAGGCCAGGCAGGCGCAGTCAGACACGGCATTGCCAGAGCATTGATCAAAGCCGACGAAAGCCTTCGTCCGGCATTAAAACGTGCAGGCTTCCTGACACGTGACCCACGTATGAAAGAACGCCGTAAATACGGACTCAAAAAAGCCCGTAAAGCACCGCAATTCAGCAAACGCTAGGACTTTAGAAACAGAATCCCTCAGCCGTATATGGTTGGGGGATTTTTTTGTGTTAATAAAGTATTAAATAATTTTGAATATCATAAAAAACTAACAGATACAAAATATGGTGAAATGGCCTCCAATTTATTCTTTCCTAAAATTAAGACTGATACAAGAGAAGGTAAGTTCATAGGTTACATTATTACTCAGATCAACCTTGGATTAACAGGAGTAATAATATCGTATTTGCTTTCCGCTACAGGTCGTGATAAAGCGGTAATCAAAGGTGTAGGAGTTACTACATCAGCATGGCTGTTCTATTATGGAGTTGCTTCAAGATTAAGTACTAAGCAATAAGCCTGGACAAAATTTACACCACTTCTCAGTCTTATCGATTATATTAGTTTAGGAGGTTTATGTGGTATTCTTACTCATTGCTCGGTATAAGAAGAGCAAGAGTATCTCAGTGGAAATTCATTATTATCTGGGTTTGTATTATTGCATAAATTATTGCCGATTAAAGGTAGCTTTGTTTTATTAGAATTTATCTTAATATCTGGAAAGATACTATCATCTCCAAGCTTTGAGATGCAATAACCACATACAGAGCCTGAAATAGTATGTATTATAAAACTATATATAGGTGTATGAGCTCTTTTCGCCTTTGTATCCAAGACCTCTTTATATATCAGCCCATTAAAAGTTAACCAAGACAATGCATAAACCCCTATTCCCTTTAATATCGGTTTATCACGTCCAGTAGCAGATAATAGATAACTTGCTGAGACTCCCATAATACAATTTGATATATTATTAACCAAGGCTGATACAATTTTGCCAGAAAGTGTATTTGATTTTGACCTCTCCACAAATAAACTTGCGGCATGATTATAGTAATAATCGGACAGTCTTAGTTTGTTTGCTATTAAATCAAGTGCAGTTCCAGGAATAGCAGCAATAAGGCTAGATATAATTCCAAGAGTAATACGATCCTTTATTTTTGCCATCTAGATTTTCCTCCCGTATTATTTAATTGATACTATTCTTTCCATTGGGAGTCATAATATTTCTGGAAATTATACTTAATAAGTATAAGTATAAGGTTATGGATAAGATGCGTTGAACCATCTGCGAGAGGTTATAGCTGGGATAAACTCATATAAGTGTTTACTAGACTCTATACATAATACACGCATATGACACAAAAACGCCGGAAGTCCGCTTATAGTGCGTATTCCAAATTCAGCAAACGTAATACCCCGCATATACAGAATCCCTCAAACACGCATGGTTGGGGGATTTTTACAACTATGAGTTATAACTGTAAAAAACTTAATTACTCATTCAATTCGAGTTTTATAAGTACATATTTTGTTCAGAAGATAACCTTCAAGTATTCCATTAAAAACTATATATCCAAATAATGCAACCCAAGGGACAATTAGGGAATTCTTATCCCCCTGTGAAACAATTATTAGAAAGACAAAATAAGGCCCCGATGCACTCATTGTAATGCTTTTTGCATATAAATAGTCTTTTCCAGTTAAGAATAGAGTAAGACTTAATAATACGCCAGTGGCGACGGATAATCCGATTGCATCGATCATCCCGTGGATTTGAGCACTAGGCATCATTGTTAATTTTCCCCCGTAGAAAACTCCTGCCATAACATGCCAAAACGTTTTATATTGTATACCTACTGCAAGTAATAACGCGTTATACAGTAGGTGTGCAATCCCTCCAAATAATCCTGCAATTATTCCGGCAAAAAACCAGTCGTTAAATTTCTTCATGATTTCCTCCTAAAGATATTTCGTTATTATCATGGTAGAAATTTATAATAATATGCATTATATAGAATGAAGCCCGCATACAGAGCGGACTCCTAATTCAGAAAACGTTAATACCCCGGATATTCAGAATCCCTCAAACATGGTTGTTGGGGGTATTTATTATAATCACGTTATTCCGGCTTCTTTAATCCAAACACAGCTCTGGCACTCTCCGCTTGAGGATCATGTTTGATGTTTTTGGAATGAAACTCTCCATCCTCCTTTCTATTGTTTTTTGTGTTTCGCTTATTGTTACCATTGGGCATAGGAATGTCCTCCTTTACACGTCGTTATGCTTAATCGATTTTTTTTTGGCATTCTTATTTTGATTTTGGTTTTCTTGAGTCAGAGGAATTTGACCATTTGCCTTTTCTATTCGCGCTCTTTTATTATCCGGTTGACTGTCTTTGGGCATCGATAAACCTCCTGATTTAAACGAATATCCGCTAAGCTTAGTATTTCAAGTTTAACAAAGATCATTCTTAATGAGGGCACAAGAGCCGAAAGCGGAATGTGGTGCGCGGACCGGACCCGAAAAGAATATATTTGTCTAATTATTCAAAGATCATAATACGAGAGCACCTTGCGAAAATACGGTCTTGGTTCACAACGGGCTTCTCGGGCTTTTCACGAAGTAACTCATCCCTGGCATAAGATGATGATAACAAATCAGAAATTGAGGAGGAAAATGCGATGAGCCTTCAGTTAAACAGAACGCTTAAAATTGGCATGAAAGGCGACGATGTGAAACTGCTGCAAAAAGCACTCATCGACTTAGGGTACGATCCCGGAACGCTTGACGGCGTGTTTGGTTCCCGCACCCAATTAACAGTGATGGCCTTTCAACGTAATTTCAGGCTATTACAGGATGGCATTGTGGGTCCGGCCACGCTGCTGGCGTTGAATAAAGCATTGACAGAACCCGTTTTACTTAAAGTGGGTTCTCGAGGTCCGGAGGTAGCCACCATTCAGTCTGCGCTGAGAGAATTAGGCTATGGTCCGAGCTTAGCGGATGGCGTATTTGGACCAGAGACCCGAGCCGCCGTGATTTCCTTTCAAAAAGATTATGGGCTTAAACAAGATGGTGTAGCCGGTCCTCAGACCTTTACCGTGTTGGATCAGGTACTCCGGTATCGAAGAAGGTAAGCTTAATTTCCATAATGAAAATGCTTGCCAAAACGATAAGTAATCTCCGCTTATCGTTATTTCTTGTGCCCCAAAAAGTCGGTAAAATCACCTTTTTTTTTACTGACATACCTGGCCCGTTATATGCATTAGATAATTATCGTGGGAAATAGAAGTGTCAAAATATTAGGAAGGAGAGAAACTATGGCTGAAGAAATCAAAAACAAAAATGACGAAGAGTTTCAGCGCCCCGATTATTTTAAGGAGAGCGAAGAGAAAATTACGGCAGGTAATTTACCATGGCGCTGGGAAGAAGACGGATTAACAGTCACCCGGACAGCAGCATGGGCGGCTCCCGGTTGCCATGATGGTTGCGGAGCCTTGGTTTATACCGACAAGAACGGCCGCTTAGTCAAGGTAGAAGGAGACGAGGAAAACCCATTCTACAATGGTCGTCTCTGCATCCGTTGTCTCGCTTTGCCTGAAGTGGAGTATCATCCGGATCGCTTGCTTTATCCGATGAAAAGGGATAAGGCTGATCGTGGGAAGAACAAGTGGCAGCGCATCAGCTGGGATGAAGCCTATGATATCATTGAAACAAAATTCAATGAGTATAAGCAAAATTTCGGGCCGGAATCCGTCGTATTCAGTCTTGGTACCGGTCGCGGAACTTCCGCTTACATGACCAGACTCTGCTATTCATTTGGAAGCCCCAACTATGCCTATTTTCAGAGCGGCGCCGCCTGCTATGTACCGAGAATCTCTGCCTCAATGACCATGATGGGTACCTATACCTGCCCGGATTGTTCCCAATACTTTATCGACCGTTATGACAATCCGAAATGGAAAGCACCCGGAGTTATCTTCATCTGGGGTAATAACCCGATTATTTCCAACGCTGACGGCAATATGGGTCACTGGATCGTTGACTGTATGAAACGGGGTTCCAAGCTGGTGGTTGTCGATCCGCGTCTGACCTGGCTGGCTGCTAAAGCCGATCTCTGGCTCCAGTTGCGTCCGGGAACGGATGCTGCTTTGGCCATGGCCATGAACGACTACATTATCAAAGAAAAGCTCTACGATAAAGAATTTGTTGAGAACTTCGTTTACGGATTCGACGAATTTGCCGAAAGAGTTGCCCAATATCCGGTGGAAAGAGCCGCAGAAATTACCTGGGTTCCGCAAGATAAAATTATTCGAGCCGCCAAAATGATGGCCACGAAGCCCGTATCGGTTCAATGGGGACTTGCCCTGGACCAGACCAGAGAAGCCATCAACGGAACCCTTGCCGTAGCCGCTCTCTGGTGTATTACCGGAAACCTGGATATCCCCGGCGGTATGATCCCGGTTCACCACCCATTCAACATTCAGGTATGGGCACCGCCCGATCCTCAAGAAATGCTGCCGCCTGAGGTTTGCGCTAAGAGAATCGGCGGTAAAGAATATCCGATGTATGATTACGGCGGTGTCGTACTGACCCAGCCGGATTTAACCGTTGACGCCATGTTAACCGGTATACCCTATGAAATCAAAGCCCATTGGATTCAATCCACCAATCCCATTGCCTGCACCGCGCAAGACGCCAAGGACCGCATGCTGGCCGGCTTCCTTAACGCGGAGTTTAATGTTGTCGTG is a genomic window containing:
- a CDS encoding DNA-directed RNA polymerase subunit alpha, which gives rise to MLEIEKPNIECVERSEDNTYAKFVIEPLERGYGITLGNSLRRILLSSLPGSAVTSVKIEGVLHEFSTIPGVLEDVTEIILNIKSLALKGFTDESRVLRLECEGERVVTAGDIITGPDIEILNPDLKIATLDKDGRLFMEMNVERSRGYVSAEKNKKADQVIGVIPVDSIFTPIYKVNYAVEDTRVGMMTDFDKLTLEVWSNGSITPKEATSLAAKILSEHLRLFIGLNDNLGNVEIMVEKEEEAKDKILEMTIEELDLSVRSYNCLKRAGINSVEELTQRTEEDMIKVRNLGRKSLEEVEHKLRELGLGFRTPED
- a CDS encoding adenylate kinase; amino-acid sequence: MQIILMGPPGAGKGTQAEQLIEYFKIPHISTGDMFRAAIKQQTPLGLKAKEYMDAGGLVPDEVTIGIVADRLAQADCQNGFLLDGFPRTAAQADALAKILSDTHITIDGVINIELSESDLLERLTGRRVCKQCGATYHTVFNASKEHGVCDKCGGELYQRSDDTLETAQNRLKVYNDQTEPLIAYYSKLGLLKQINGDQEIKQVFSDVLRALE
- the rpmJ gene encoding 50S ribosomal protein L36, coding for MKVRPSVKPICEKCKIIKRHGKVMVICENPKHKQRQG
- a CDS encoding peptidoglycan-binding domain-containing protein, encoding MSLQLNRTLKIGMKGDDVKLLQKALIDLGYDPGTLDGVFGSRTQLTVMAFQRNFRLLQDGIVGPATLLALNKALTEPVLLKVGSRGPEVATIQSALRELGYGPSLADGVFGPETRAAVISFQKDYGLKQDGVAGPQTFTVLDQVLRYRRR
- the rpsK gene encoding 30S ribosomal protein S11, yielding MARKIVRTKRRERKNVESGVAHIKSTFNNTIVTITDTTGNALSWSSAGALGFKGSRKSTPYAAQMAAETAAKAAMEHGLKIVECFVKGPGSGREAAIRALQAAGLEVNLIRDVTPVPHNGCRPPKRRRV
- the rplQ gene encoding 50S ribosomal protein L17 translates to MAYRKLGVNMSRRRAMLRNIVTSLLKHGKIETTEARAKELNALAEKMITLGKKGDLAARRQVMEYLLDETVVKDLFDTIAPKYADRQGGYTRIMKSGYRRGDAAEMVIIELVD
- the rpsI gene encoding 30S ribosomal protein S9 translates to MAAQLQYQGTGRRKNAVARVRLLAGNGQYKVNERSLSEYFGKKTLEMIVQQPLEITDTLGKYDIIVRVHGGGTTGQAGAVRHGIARALIKADESLRPALKRAGFLTRDPRMKERRKYGLKKARKAPQFSKR
- the truA gene encoding tRNA pseudouridine(38-40) synthase TruA, translated to MRNILLRLAYDGTNYHGFQRQPEEHGLTVQGELEKVWKKLFAEEVKVITAGRTDTGVHAAGQVVNLSSEARIPEDKIPKAMNSILPCDIRVLEARDVPAEFNARKSAKWKRYDYRIDNGKIPNVFRRLYSCHEPIPLDTKAMQMAASFLEGTHNFRAFAAAGSSAKSFVRTLYHCKVSRMDGQIMITCIGNGFLYNMVRIIAGTLMDAGKGRIDPNAIPMILESQDRTKAGATALAKGLTLTFVEYDGTDPITIFPEIEP
- the infA gene encoding translation initiation factor IF-1, with the translated sequence MSKEDVIEVEGKVLEPLPNAMFTVELNNGHKVLAHVSGKIRMHFIKILPGDRVTVELSPYDLTRGRIVYRFK
- the map gene encoding type I methionyl aminopeptidase; this translates as MIELKNKEQLQRMRKAGRIVAETLELMKELVAPGVTTEDLDRAAEEYIVKCGAIPAFKGYNGFPATLCTSVNEEVVHGIPGLRPLKSGDIISIDCGAIIDGYVGDSAITLAVGKISTEHQNLLVVTKNSLAKGIAQAHKGNRLFDISHAVQTYVEDNTMSVVRDYVGHGIGRKMHEEPQVPNFGKPGRGPRLEVGMVLAIEPMVNLGGYHVETLENQWTVVTKDRRASAHFEHTVAITEDGPEILTRI
- the rpsD gene encoding 30S ribosomal protein S4; amino-acid sequence: MAKYTDSVCRLCRREGQKLFLKGDRCYTNKCAVDRRAYAPGMHGQNRGKKPTEYGIQLREKQKVRRIYGVMEKQFRGYFDKAARQKGMTGENLLRLLERRLDNVVYRLGFAASRPEARQLVTHGHITINGKRVDIASYLVRVGEAISIKETSRDNNRIKEMAESIKDRAIPAWLSMDANSLTGTVINLPSREDIQIPIEEHLIVEKYSR
- the rplM gene encoding 50S ribosomal protein L13, whose amino-acid sequence is MTTTQFAKAHEVDRKWLVIDADGVSLGRVAAEAARLLRGKHKPIFTPNVDTGDFVIIVNAEKTLLTGNKLDQKKYRWHSGYPGGLKEVTYRVLMSKTPEKAMEHAVKGMLPHNKLGAQMYKKFKVYAGPEHPHQAQKPETWNLK
- the rpsM gene encoding 30S ribosomal protein S13 codes for the protein MARIAGVDIPRDKRVEISLTYIYGIGVSQSRKILAKTQINPDTRVKDLTDDEVAKIRELLDKEYMVEGDLRREVSLNIKRLMEIGSYRGLRHRRGLPVRGQRTKTNARTRKGPARAIGGKKKK
- a CDS encoding molybdopterin-dependent oxidoreductase, with protein sequence MAEEIKNKNDEEFQRPDYFKESEEKITAGNLPWRWEEDGLTVTRTAAWAAPGCHDGCGALVYTDKNGRLVKVEGDEENPFYNGRLCIRCLALPEVEYHPDRLLYPMKRDKADRGKNKWQRISWDEAYDIIETKFNEYKQNFGPESVVFSLGTGRGTSAYMTRLCYSFGSPNYAYFQSGAACYVPRISASMTMMGTYTCPDCSQYFIDRYDNPKWKAPGVIFIWGNNPIISNADGNMGHWIVDCMKRGSKLVVVDPRLTWLAAKADLWLQLRPGTDAALAMAMNDYIIKEKLYDKEFVENFVYGFDEFAERVAQYPVERAAEITWVPQDKIIRAAKMMATKPVSVQWGLALDQTREAINGTLAVAALWCITGNLDIPGGMIPVHHPFNIQVWAPPDPQEMLPPEVCAKRIGGKEYPMYDYGGVVLTQPDLTVDAMLTGIPYEIKAHWIQSTNPIACTAQDAKDRMLAGFLNAEFNVVVDMFMTPTAMACAEIVLPVATFPERDGIREVYYYVQTTNKAMEPVGECKSDMQITYELGKRFNPEAWPGDTLTEFFSYTMKEMGMTFEEVRKENWVYPEYNYGKYLEGKQRPDGIPGFNTPTGKIELYSTLFEEWGMDPLPFFEEPDQSPVSTPEIMKEYPLVLTTGARRWSFFHSEHRQISRLRAIHPDPLVEIHPQTAKELGINEGDWCWIENTMNKVKMRAHLTLGISPKVVNCDHAWWYPERDPEKLYDVFEANVNLLVPATFGRSGFGANCKSLICKVYKA
- a CDS encoding CPC_1213 family protein: MPNGNNKRNTKNNRKEDGEFHSKNIKHDPQAESARAVFGLKKPE